The following proteins are co-located in the Pecten maximus unplaced genomic scaffold, xPecMax1.1, whole genome shotgun sequence genome:
- the LOC117320825 gene encoding UBX domain-containing protein 1-like, with translation MIINTKQKIEETELKKIAEQRQREKREDMEARRKVKEAIERDKAERAAKKNKPDVSKTATAPQPTPAASVEKKSYTDCQLQIRLPGGDTLNHTFSAKEPLAAVRLYIQMNKPETGAFNLRQNFPPKVYQQEDYEKPLDQLGLVPRANLLVVKK, from the exons GATTGAGGAGACTGAGCTTAAGAAAATTGCAGAACAACGACAACGAGAGAAGCGAGAAGATATGGAAGCAAG ACGGAAAGTAAAAGAGGCAATAGAACGTGACAAGGCAGAAAGAGCAGCAAAG AAGAACAAACCAGATGTTTCTAAGACTGCTACAGCTCCACAACCTACACCTGCTGCATCTGTGGAGAAAAAATCCTACACTGATTGTCAGCTTCAG ATTCGACTTCCGGGTGGAGATACATTAAACCACACCTTCTCAGCCAAGGAGCCACTGGCAGCAGTACGTTTGTATATCCAGATGAACAAGCCAGAAACTGGAGCTTTCAATTTACGCCAGAATTTTCCACCTAAAGTCTATCAACAAGAGGATTATGAAAAACCTTTAGACCAATTAG GACTAGTACCAAGAGCGAATCTACTTGTAGTGAAGAAGTGA